One window of Alteromonas sp. LMIT006 genomic DNA carries:
- a CDS encoding transcriptional regulator GcvA, with product MKRLPPLNALRAFCVAAKHLSFTQASHELFVTQAAVSHQIKLLEEHLGVKLFTRRNRNLFLTEEGQAYFHDMKDIFAHIQDATEKLLARGAKGAITIASPPSFASTWLVPRLSLFSQVYPDIDVRLKAVDFDDGYLTDDMDVAIYYGRGRWSGLLADKLHDEFITPVCSPMLLEHQPLLNSVTDLDKHTLLHDESRNGWRNWLRHYGLTHINVNQGPVFSHSMYVLQAAALGQGVALANTVLAKPELESGRLVCPFPQKIAAKDAFYLVADKLHYESEKVTAFREWMLELVKHESAFPHNGTTSNNRFDSEIDNV from the coding sequence ATGAAAAGATTACCGCCATTAAATGCGTTGAGAGCATTTTGCGTCGCTGCAAAACACTTGAGTTTTACCCAGGCGTCACATGAGCTTTTTGTGACACAGGCTGCTGTAAGTCATCAAATAAAATTATTAGAAGAGCATTTGGGCGTAAAGTTGTTTACACGTCGCAACCGGAATTTGTTCTTGACTGAAGAAGGGCAAGCGTATTTTCATGATATGAAAGATATCTTCGCACATATTCAAGACGCGACCGAAAAACTGCTTGCGCGCGGTGCGAAAGGCGCCATAACCATTGCCTCTCCACCCAGTTTTGCCAGTACATGGCTAGTGCCAAGATTAAGTTTGTTCAGTCAAGTATATCCGGATATTGATGTGCGTTTAAAGGCGGTTGATTTTGATGATGGCTATTTGACCGACGATATGGATGTGGCAATTTACTATGGGCGGGGACGCTGGTCGGGATTATTGGCTGACAAACTTCACGATGAGTTCATCACGCCAGTATGTTCTCCAATGTTGTTAGAGCATCAACCGCTATTGAATTCCGTTACGGATCTCGATAAGCACACACTCCTACACGATGAATCCAGAAATGGTTGGCGTAATTGGCTGCGTCACTACGGCTTAACGCACATAAATGTCAATCAAGGTCCTGTATTTAGTCATTCAATGTATGTGTTACAAGCTGCCGCACTTGGTCAAGGGGTGGCCTTGGCTAATACTGTTTTAGCTAAACCGGAATTAGAATCAGGTCGTTTGGTTTGTCCCTTTCCACAAAAGATTGCGGCGAAAGACGCCTTTTATCTGGTCGCGGATAAATTGCACTACGAATCAGAAAAAGTCACAGCGTTTCGCGAGTGGATGCTTGAACTAGTCAAACATGAAAGTGCTTTTCCGCATAACGGTACAACATCGAATAACCGTTTCGACTCGGAGATAGATAATGTTTGA
- a CDS encoding SirB2 family protein has protein sequence MYMMFKHLHYLVVSLSAIVLTIQFVAHYFDLAIKDKKWLKIVPHILYTLILITAFGLLGTLKLNPLEHTWVMHKILGFVCYVALGALAYKYARNNGMRMLGYIGAIAWLLITVNIAITKTPLF, from the coding sequence ATGTATATGATGTTTAAGCACTTACACTATCTTGTTGTGAGCTTATCGGCAATCGTTTTGACCATTCAATTTGTTGCACATTACTTCGATTTAGCCATTAAGGATAAAAAGTGGCTCAAAATAGTACCCCATATCTTGTACACCCTCATTTTGATAACTGCGTTTGGATTATTAGGCACATTAAAACTGAACCCATTAGAGCATACTTGGGTTATGCACAAGATTTTGGGCTTTGTGTGTTATGTCGCTCTAGGTGCGCTCGCTTATAAATATGCTCGTAATAATGGGATGCGCATGCTTGGGTACATAGGTGCCATCGCTTGGCTGTTAATTACAGTGAATATTGCTATCACTAAAACCCCGTTATTTTAA
- the hemA gene encoding glutamyl-tRNA reductase has product MTIIAFGINHETAPVALREQVAFTPDAVTRAFSSLQKIDGVTSSVVLSTCNRTEIYAQCTKEDPEILLQWLGQFHNVDIDTLADHSYTHVNEAALNHIMRVASGLDSLILGEPQILGQVKQAVMDAKNHDALTNQFRKVFDYTFQVAKKVRTETEIGANAVSVAFAAVQLAKQIFSKLDRSKVLLVGAGETIELVAKHLHDQGATNISVANRTLSKAQGIASAFAGEALTLSQLPSHLAQADIIISSTASQLPIIGKGTVEHALAQRRHRPMLFVDIAVPRDIEAEVADIDEAYLYTVDDLQQIVQENLANREQAAKAAQSLISSQITEFAKWQAAQAGVDVVKTFREKNIEIRDKLLSKAKQQIADGTDPESVLDEFAYKLTNQLAHGPTKVLGQLSADGNNDLLAQVSQAMGLDVEVKTEGNEYK; this is encoded by the coding sequence ATGACCATCATTGCCTTTGGCATCAATCACGAAACGGCACCTGTGGCACTCAGGGAGCAAGTGGCCTTCACGCCAGATGCGGTGACCCGTGCGTTTTCGAGTTTACAAAAAATCGATGGTGTGACTAGCTCGGTTGTCTTATCTACATGCAATCGTACCGAAATCTATGCTCAATGTACAAAAGAAGATCCAGAAATTTTGCTGCAATGGTTGGGGCAATTCCACAATGTAGACATTGATACGCTCGCGGATCACTCTTACACCCACGTAAATGAAGCGGCGCTTAATCACATTATGCGCGTGGCGAGTGGTTTAGATTCTCTCATATTAGGGGAGCCACAGATATTGGGACAAGTGAAACAAGCCGTGATGGACGCCAAAAACCATGACGCTCTAACGAATCAATTTCGCAAAGTGTTTGATTACACCTTTCAAGTGGCAAAAAAAGTCCGTACTGAGACAGAAATAGGCGCCAACGCCGTTTCAGTTGCTTTTGCTGCAGTACAACTAGCCAAACAAATTTTTTCAAAACTCGACCGTTCCAAAGTTTTGTTAGTCGGTGCCGGTGAAACGATTGAACTGGTCGCTAAGCATCTTCATGACCAAGGCGCAACGAATATCAGTGTGGCCAATCGAACCTTGTCCAAGGCGCAAGGGATTGCCTCAGCTTTTGCCGGTGAAGCATTGACGTTAAGTCAATTACCGTCTCATTTAGCGCAAGCTGACATTATTATCAGTTCTACGGCTTCGCAACTGCCAATAATAGGTAAAGGGACAGTTGAACACGCCTTAGCACAACGCCGACACCGTCCGATGTTGTTTGTCGATATTGCTGTGCCTCGCGATATCGAAGCAGAAGTTGCTGACATTGATGAGGCATACTTGTATACGGTCGATGATTTACAGCAGATTGTGCAAGAAAATTTAGCCAATCGTGAACAAGCAGCTAAGGCTGCACAATCTTTAATCAGCTCGCAAATCACAGAGTTTGCCAAGTGGCAAGCCGCACAGGCTGGGGTGGATGTCGTCAAAACATTTCGTGAAAAAAATATCGAAATCCGTGATAAACTTCTCAGCAAAGCCAAACAACAAATAGCAGACGGAACAGATCCAGAGTCTGTTCTCGACGAATTTGCATATAAGCTCACCAATCAACTTGCGCACGGACCAACTAAGGTACTTGGTCAGCTCAGTGCGGACGGCAATAACGATTTGTTGGCACAGGTGAGTCAAGCCATGGGGCTGGATGTCGAAGTTAAAACAGAAGGTAATGAATACAAATGA
- the kdsA gene encoding 3-deoxy-8-phosphooctulonate synthase encodes MTIAACQIDALCVANDAPFTLFGGMNVLESRDLAMRIAEHYVEVTSKLGIPYVFKASFDKANRSSVHSFRGPGMDKGLEIFSEIKRTFGVPIITDVHEPFQAEPVAEVVDVIQLPAFLARQTDLVVAMAKTDAVINVKKPQFLAAHEMRHIIKKFAEAGNEKIMLCERGSCYGYNNLVVDMLAMDEMKTMAPVIFDATHALQKPGGRESSADGRRAQAAQLARSGMALGIAGLFIEAHPKPDEAKCDGPCALPLSKLEPYLAQMKAVDELVKGFAPLDTSAE; translated from the coding sequence ATGACTATTGCAGCATGTCAGATTGACGCATTATGCGTTGCCAATGACGCACCGTTTACTTTGTTTGGTGGAATGAATGTATTAGAGAGCCGAGATCTGGCGATGCGCATAGCAGAGCATTATGTTGAGGTAACGAGCAAACTAGGCATTCCTTATGTGTTTAAGGCTAGCTTTGATAAGGCGAATCGTTCATCGGTTCACTCGTTTCGAGGTCCCGGCATGGACAAAGGTCTTGAAATTTTTTCTGAAATCAAACGCACTTTTGGTGTGCCTATCATTACTGATGTTCATGAACCTTTTCAAGCCGAACCTGTGGCTGAAGTTGTGGATGTCATTCAGTTACCGGCGTTTTTGGCTAGGCAAACCGATTTGGTCGTAGCAATGGCCAAAACCGATGCGGTGATCAACGTTAAAAAACCGCAATTTCTCGCCGCCCACGAAATGCGCCATATCATCAAAAAATTTGCCGAAGCAGGTAATGAAAAAATCATGCTGTGTGAGCGTGGCTCGTGTTACGGGTACAATAATCTGGTCGTCGATATGCTGGCAATGGATGAGATGAAAACCATGGCGCCTGTGATATTTGACGCCACACATGCATTACAAAAGCCTGGCGGTCGTGAATCTTCTGCAGACGGTCGTCGCGCTCAGGCTGCACAACTTGCTCGTTCTGGGATGGCACTCGGTATTGCCGGTCTTTTTATCGAAGCGCATCCAAAGCCTGACGAAGCCAAATGCGATGGGCCTTGTGCTTTGCCATTATCCAAATTAGAACCTTATTTGGCGCAAATGAAAGCGGTTGATGAGCTGGTTAAAGGTTTTGCACCATTAGATACCAGCGCAGAGTAA
- a CDS encoding DUF423 domain-containing protein yields MNAVAAFAGFVFVALSAYVSHQSQLHKMAQQSIDNALMMHIVHVLLILLIGQFQRNDALVFLVQMFATLGVVLFSFTIYAKYVFDIAIWGKLTMFGGISLLISWLLLIIYVIRSVPKQGPGT; encoded by the coding sequence TTGAATGCTGTAGCGGCTTTCGCTGGGTTTGTCTTTGTTGCATTGAGTGCTTATGTTTCTCATCAATCTCAACTACATAAAATGGCACAACAAAGTATCGATAATGCTTTAATGATGCATATTGTCCATGTGCTGTTAATTTTGCTCATTGGTCAATTTCAGCGCAATGATGCACTAGTTTTTTTAGTGCAGATGTTTGCAACTCTTGGTGTGGTGCTTTTTTCGTTCACTATATATGCTAAATACGTGTTTGATATTGCCATTTGGGGCAAGTTAACTATGTTTGGTGGAATTTCCTTACTTATTTCATGGTTGCTTTTGATAATATATGTCATACGCTCAGTGCCAAAGCAAGGTCCAGGAACATAA
- the lolB gene encoding lipoprotein insertase outer membrane protein LolB encodes MNKSSLRLWIVFYCLWFSGCSTLPKSLPLTDTQRPSELTQWQMRGKLAVITPDERRAVNFFWQRNDAIYQTVITTSLGINVLSAKRNQSGLELTADGQTYASNVPEQLILELTGWQLPIDQLNHWLIADVREEDGVVSKNDQGVITEFMPTCFVIDKQTCPTPMRVTYSDYRKVNKVSLPHRITLIMGAQTFRLKVSGWN; translated from the coding sequence ATGAATAAAAGCAGTTTACGACTATGGATCGTGTTTTATTGCCTGTGGTTTAGTGGTTGTTCCACTTTGCCCAAATCATTACCTTTGACGGATACGCAAAGACCATCCGAACTTACACAGTGGCAAATGCGCGGGAAACTTGCCGTAATTACCCCTGATGAGCGTCGAGCTGTTAATTTTTTTTGGCAACGCAACGACGCAATTTATCAGACGGTAATAACCACTTCTCTGGGCATAAATGTATTATCGGCCAAACGCAATCAATCGGGTCTAGAATTAACTGCTGATGGGCAGACCTATGCATCAAACGTTCCGGAACAACTCATCCTTGAACTCACTGGTTGGCAATTGCCCATAGATCAATTAAATCATTGGTTGATTGCTGACGTCAGGGAGGAAGATGGCGTGGTCAGCAAAAATGATCAGGGGGTAATTACTGAATTTATGCCAACATGTTTTGTTATTGACAAACAAACTTGTCCAACACCCATGCGTGTTACCTACTCTGACTATCGCAAAGTAAATAAAGTCTCGTTGCCACATCGTATTACCCTGATCATGGGGGCACAAACATTCAGACTCAAAGTCTCCGGCTGGAATTAA
- the prmC gene encoding peptide chain release factor N(5)-glutamine methyltransferase: MLSSTQIQDLLVEAESALLDALASVQGPGVVYSKSDARTETMRLIQHISGISATQQRAFPEKHLSDAQVMQLHHMLLRRMHGEPVAYILGEQGFYDSIFAVAPCTLIPRPETEMLVDLALQKITDISSPQILDLGTGTGAIGLSIAKAAPHAEVVCVDFVPDAVHLAKHNQQALKIANAEIFTSDWFNEIHQKFHVICSNPPYIEPGSPYLQKGDIRFEPQSALTSALNGLADIKLIIQSAPQYLHYGGWLMLEHGFEQGSAIQALFSHAGFTDIQTLCDYAQQPRITLGRMP, from the coding sequence GTGTTAAGTTCTACCCAAATTCAAGACCTCTTAGTTGAAGCGGAAAGTGCCTTACTTGATGCTTTAGCTAGTGTGCAAGGACCTGGTGTGGTATACAGCAAGTCCGATGCACGAACTGAAACAATGCGCTTGATTCAGCATATCAGTGGTATATCTGCAACTCAGCAAAGAGCGTTCCCTGAAAAACACCTTAGCGATGCACAAGTGATGCAACTCCATCATATGTTATTGAGGCGAATGCACGGTGAACCAGTTGCCTATATACTGGGTGAGCAGGGGTTTTATGATAGTATTTTTGCGGTTGCACCCTGTACTTTAATACCGCGACCAGAAACGGAGATGCTAGTTGATTTAGCCTTGCAAAAAATCACAGACATATCCTCTCCGCAAATTCTTGACCTAGGCACGGGTACCGGTGCAATTGGCTTATCCATCGCCAAAGCAGCGCCACATGCAGAAGTGGTTTGTGTCGACTTTGTACCAGATGCCGTTCACTTAGCAAAGCACAATCAACAGGCATTAAAAATTGCCAATGCCGAGATTTTTACCAGTGATTGGTTTAACGAAATTCATCAAAAATTTCATGTGATATGCAGCAATCCACCCTATATTGAACCAGGGAGCCCCTATTTACAAAAAGGGGATATTCGCTTTGAACCACAGTCTGCGTTGACATCGGCATTAAACGGCCTGGCTGATATCAAACTGATCATTCAATCTGCACCGCAGTATTTGCATTATGGAGGCTGGTTAATGCTTGAGCATGGTTTTGAGCAGGGCAGTGCGATACAGGCTCTATTTAGTCATGCTGGGTTTACAGATATCCAGACCTTATGCGATTATGCACAACAACCGCGAATTACTCTTGGACGTATGCCATAG
- the fusA gene encoding elongation factor G has product MTDLSLYRNIGIFAHVDAGKTTTTERILKLTGKIHRTGEVHDGESTTDFMEQEAERGITIQSAATTCFWKDHRMNIIDTPGHVDFTVEVYRSLKVLDGGIGVFCGSGGVEPQSETNWRYATESEVSRLIFVNKLDRMGADFYRVVDQVKRVLGAKPLVMTLPIGIEDDFVGVVDILSKKAYVWDDSGLPENYEVQDVPADMVDKVDQYYEELIETALEVDDELLMEYMEGEMPSVEQIKACIRKGTRDLEFFPTYCGSAFKNKGIQLVLDAVVDYLPSPTEVDPQDLTDEETGEPTGEKAIVSPDEPLRALAFKIMDDRFGALYFIRIYSGRMTKGMTVLNSATGKTERIGRMVEMHADERTELESAQAGDIIAVVGMKNVQTGHTLCDPNHPCTLEPMIFPEPVISIAVAPKDKGSTEKMGIAIGKMVAEDPSFQVETDEDSGETILKGMGELHLDIKVDILKRTYGVELEVGKPQVAYRETITQEVEDSYTHKKQSGGSGQFGKIDYRIKPGEQNSGFTFKSTVVGGNVPKEFFPAIEKGFASMMQEGVLAGYPVLDVEVELFDGGFHAVDSSAVAFEIAARGAFRQSIPKAGAQLLEPVMKVDVFTPDDHVGDVIGDLNRRRGMIKDQEAGVTGVRIKADVPLSEMFGYIGHLRTMTSGRGQFSMEFSHYSPCPQNVAEAVIEEAKARKEAK; this is encoded by the coding sequence ATGACTGATTTATCACTCTATCGTAACATCGGTATTTTTGCTCACGTTGACGCGGGTAAAACCACCACTACAGAACGTATTCTAAAGTTAACTGGTAAGATCCACCGCACGGGTGAAGTACATGACGGTGAGTCTACGACTGACTTCATGGAACAAGAAGCTGAGCGTGGTATTACTATCCAATCAGCGGCAACAACTTGTTTCTGGAAAGACCATCGCATGAACATCATCGATACTCCAGGACACGTTGACTTCACCGTTGAAGTATATCGTTCATTGAAAGTACTTGATGGTGGTATCGGTGTATTCTGTGGTTCTGGTGGTGTTGAGCCACAATCAGAAACAAACTGGCGTTATGCTACCGAATCTGAAGTTTCACGTTTGATTTTCGTGAACAAATTAGACCGCATGGGCGCAGATTTCTATCGCGTTGTTGACCAAGTAAAGAGAGTACTTGGTGCTAAGCCTCTAGTAATGACTTTACCAATTGGTATCGAAGATGATTTCGTTGGTGTGGTTGATATTCTTTCTAAGAAAGCGTATGTCTGGGACGATTCTGGTCTTCCAGAAAACTACGAAGTGCAAGATGTACCAGCCGACATGGTTGATAAAGTTGACCAATATTATGAAGAACTGATCGAAACTGCATTAGAAGTTGATGATGAACTATTAATGGAGTACATGGAAGGTGAGATGCCTTCAGTTGAGCAAATCAAAGCGTGTATTCGCAAAGGTACTCGTGACCTTGAGTTCTTCCCGACTTACTGTGGTTCTGCATTTAAAAACAAAGGTATTCAGTTAGTACTTGACGCGGTTGTTGACTACTTACCGTCACCTACCGAAGTTGATCCTCAAGATTTGACTGATGAAGAAACTGGTGAGCCGACTGGCGAAAAAGCCATCGTTTCTCCTGACGAGCCACTACGCGCATTGGCGTTCAAAATCATGGACGACCGTTTCGGTGCATTATACTTTATCCGTATTTACTCTGGTCGCATGACCAAAGGTATGACGGTACTAAACTCTGCAACAGGTAAAACTGAGCGTATCGGCCGTATGGTAGAAATGCATGCTGATGAGCGCACTGAATTAGAATCTGCACAAGCAGGTGACATCATTGCTGTTGTGGGTATGAAGAATGTACAAACAGGTCATACTTTATGTGATCCAAATCATCCTTGTACGCTTGAACCTATGATCTTCCCTGAGCCAGTTATTTCAATTGCGGTTGCACCAAAAGACAAAGGCTCTACTGAGAAGATGGGTATTGCAATCGGTAAGATGGTTGCAGAAGATCCTTCATTCCAAGTTGAGACGGACGAAGATTCAGGTGAAACCATCCTTAAAGGTATGGGTGAACTTCACTTAGACATCAAAGTAGATATCTTGAAGCGTACTTATGGCGTAGAACTTGAAGTAGGTAAACCTCAGGTAGCATACCGTGAGACTATCACACAAGAAGTTGAAGATTCATACACGCACAAGAAACAATCCGGTGGTTCTGGTCAGTTCGGTAAAATTGATTACCGTATCAAGCCAGGCGAGCAAAATTCTGGTTTCACATTCAAATCAACGGTTGTTGGTGGTAACGTACCAAAAGAATTCTTCCCAGCCATCGAAAAAGGCTTTGCCTCAATGATGCAAGAAGGTGTGCTAGCGGGTTACCCAGTATTAGATGTTGAAGTTGAATTATTCGACGGTGGTTTCCACGCCGTTGACTCATCAGCGGTTGCGTTCGAAATCGCAGCGCGCGGTGCGTTCCGTCAGTCAATTCCAAAAGCGGGTGCACAACTACTAGAACCTGTGATGAAAGTTGACGTATTTACGCCAGACGATCACGTTGGTGACGTTATCGGTGACTTGAACCGTCGTCGTGGTATGATCAAAGACCAAGAAGCGGGCGTAACAGGCGTTCGCATCAAGGCTGATGTACCTCTTTCAGAAATGTTCGGTTACATCGGTCACTTACGTACAATGACATCTGGTCGTGGTCAGTTCTCAATGGAGTTCTCACACTACAGCCCTTGTCCACAGAACGTAGCTGAAGCAGTTATCGAAGAAGCGAAAGCGCGTAAAGAAGCTAAGTAA
- a CDS encoding alpha/beta fold hydrolase: MFDLNVKHAESNLHVVLAHGAGAGLRHDFMQGMQEFLCEKGVNVWTFNFGYMQKAYAEEKKIPPSRLPTLIEEYSQVITEIRQREPNAQLWIGGKSMGGRVACHVACQSDDIKGVAVLGYPFHPVGKPNNTRLDVLHQIEQPVIIIQGERDTFGNAQEIADYSLPTNIAVHCVPDGDHSLKPRKVSGLSHIEHMHTAASKITQFMKGRVSE; this comes from the coding sequence ATGTTTGATCTGAATGTGAAACACGCAGAATCTAATTTGCATGTGGTCTTAGCGCATGGCGCAGGTGCAGGGTTGCGTCATGACTTTATGCAAGGGATGCAAGAATTTCTCTGTGAGAAAGGCGTAAATGTTTGGACGTTTAATTTTGGCTATATGCAAAAGGCGTATGCTGAAGAAAAAAAAATCCCACCGTCTCGATTACCCACATTAATTGAAGAATATTCTCAAGTCATTACTGAAATTCGACAACGCGAGCCTAATGCTCAGCTTTGGATCGGAGGTAAATCAATGGGTGGTCGAGTGGCTTGCCATGTGGCGTGCCAAAGTGATGATATAAAAGGCGTTGCAGTACTAGGATATCCATTCCACCCAGTCGGTAAACCAAATAACACTCGTCTTGATGTATTACACCAGATAGAGCAACCAGTCATTATCATTCAAGGTGAGCGAGATACGTTTGGCAACGCACAGGAAATAGCAGATTATTCACTCCCAACAAACATCGCCGTTCATTGTGTACCAGATGGTGATCACAGTTTAAAACCGCGCAAAGTAAGTGGCCTATCTCATATTGAACACATGCATACTGCGGCCTCAAAAATTACTCAGTTCATGAAAGGGCGGGTAAGTGAATAG
- the rlmM gene encoding 23S rRNA (cytidine(2498)-2'-O)-methyltransferase RlmM, with protein sequence MTHAKAFFPDFEIIGVLCYCRQGYASQMSDELSRYFAQSAISGYPKFTKSAGFACFYLHQSQSLKTISKQVQFSELMFARQLVFLVAHPVHLSGDDRVSEVVSVLPESEQALQTCVVEVPDTEEGKHLSKFSRKFAVPLRQAMRDKGVLYRRKFNKPIAGLCWHIFLSQNDKALLGVSLPHNRSDHEQGIYRLKMPQDAPSRSTLKLEEAIYTFIPKTDQADLFREGYRAVDLGACPGGWTYQLVKRGVQVAAIDNGKMQAQLMATGLVEYYAVDGFKYRPLHGPVQWLVCDMIEQPQRVTNLMLDWLLDGDARHAIFNLKLPMQNRYATMTECLNLLREGLKGAGISFSLQAKHLYHNRDEVTVCILRDGDL encoded by the coding sequence ATGACTCACGCAAAAGCATTTTTTCCAGACTTCGAAATCATTGGCGTCTTGTGCTATTGCCGGCAGGGCTATGCTAGTCAGATGTCTGATGAATTGTCGAGGTATTTTGCCCAATCAGCGATTTCTGGTTATCCAAAGTTTACTAAAAGCGCAGGCTTTGCTTGCTTTTATCTTCATCAAAGCCAGTCGTTGAAAACGATTTCAAAGCAGGTTCAGTTTTCTGAACTAATGTTCGCTCGTCAGCTGGTGTTTTTGGTTGCTCATCCGGTACATCTCTCTGGAGACGATAGGGTAAGCGAAGTCGTGTCTGTATTACCTGAATCAGAGCAAGCACTACAAACTTGCGTGGTTGAAGTGCCGGATACTGAAGAAGGCAAACACTTAAGCAAGTTCAGTCGCAAATTTGCAGTACCGCTCAGACAAGCCATGCGAGATAAAGGGGTGCTGTATCGGCGCAAATTCAACAAGCCTATTGCGGGTCTGTGTTGGCATATTTTTTTGTCACAAAATGATAAGGCGTTGTTAGGTGTCAGTCTCCCGCATAATCGCAGTGACCATGAACAAGGTATTTATCGGCTCAAAATGCCACAAGATGCCCCTAGTCGCTCAACGCTCAAGTTGGAAGAGGCCATTTATACCTTCATCCCCAAAACCGACCAAGCCGACCTATTTCGCGAAGGCTATCGAGCTGTCGATTTGGGGGCGTGTCCTGGAGGTTGGACCTATCAGCTAGTGAAACGAGGAGTTCAGGTGGCAGCAATCGATAATGGCAAAATGCAAGCTCAACTGATGGCGACGGGATTAGTTGAGTATTACGCTGTAGATGGATTCAAATATCGACCTCTGCACGGCCCGGTTCAATGGCTGGTATGCGATATGATCGAACAGCCGCAACGAGTAACTAATTTGATGTTGGATTGGTTGCTTGACGGCGATGCTCGACACGCGATATTCAATTTAAAGCTACCGATGCAAAATCGCTATGCCACTATGACCGAATGCCTGAACCTGCTTAGGGAAGGTCTCAAAGGTGCAGGCATATCATTTTCATTGCAAGCAAAGCATCTTTATCACAACCGCGATGAAGTCACCGTCTGTATTTTACGCGATGGCGATTTGTAG
- the prfA gene encoding peptide chain release factor 1, which produces MKASVVHKLENLVERFAEVQALLSDPEVIGNQEKFRALSREFSQLEDVVKHFNDYQKACDDLEMANEMLNEDDPEMREMAQEELKTAKATIAELEQSLQVLLLPRDPQDDCNCFLEIRAGAGGDEAAIFAGDLFRMYSRYAETKGWRVELISANEGEHGGYKEVIVNVIGDGAYGVLKFESGGHRVQRVPETESQGRIHTSACTVAVLAELPESEAIEINPADLRVDTFRASGAGGQHVNKTDSAIRLTHIPTGLVVECQDERSQHKNRAKAMSVLQSRLNNIEQEKRAAEEASTRKSLVGSGDRSERIRTYNYPQGRVTDHRINLTLYKLDEVIAGDVDALLEPIRQEHQADQLAALADD; this is translated from the coding sequence ATGAAAGCATCGGTCGTGCATAAGCTCGAAAACTTGGTTGAGCGTTTTGCGGAAGTTCAAGCCCTGTTAAGTGATCCTGAAGTGATCGGCAATCAAGAAAAGTTTAGAGCTCTTTCAAGAGAATTTTCTCAACTTGAAGACGTAGTCAAGCACTTTAACGATTATCAGAAGGCGTGTGATGATCTCGAGATGGCCAATGAAATGTTAAATGAAGACGATCCTGAAATGCGCGAGATGGCACAAGAGGAACTCAAAACAGCCAAAGCCACAATCGCTGAATTAGAACAATCTTTACAAGTCTTATTACTACCTCGTGATCCTCAAGACGATTGTAACTGCTTTTTGGAAATTCGAGCTGGTGCTGGTGGTGATGAAGCAGCGATTTTTGCTGGTGATTTGTTCCGCATGTACTCGCGTTATGCTGAAACTAAGGGCTGGCGAGTAGAATTGATTTCAGCTAACGAAGGTGAGCATGGCGGTTACAAAGAAGTCATTGTGAATGTGATTGGTGATGGTGCTTACGGTGTGCTCAAATTCGAATCTGGCGGTCATCGGGTGCAACGTGTGCCAGAAACAGAAAGCCAAGGTCGCATTCACACATCGGCCTGTACTGTTGCAGTGTTAGCTGAATTACCTGAATCTGAGGCTATCGAAATTAACCCTGCAGATTTGCGTGTGGATACGTTTCGTGCATCAGGCGCTGGTGGTCAGCACGTTAACAAAACTGATTCAGCCATTCGTTTAACACATATTCCAACTGGCTTGGTGGTGGAATGTCAAGATGAGCGTTCGCAACACAAAAATCGCGCCAAAGCGATGTCAGTCTTGCAATCTCGTTTAAACAATATTGAACAAGAAAAGCGTGCAGCAGAAGAAGCTTCAACGCGTAAAAGTCTGGTGGGTTCGGGCGATCGTTCCGAGCGGATCCGAACGTATAACTACCCGCAAGGTCGAGTGACTGATCACCGTATCAATTTAACTTTATACAAGCTAGATGAAGTGATTGCCGGTGATGTAGACGCTTTGTTAGAGCCGATTCGTCAAGAACATCAAGCTGACCAACTTGCCGCGCTTGCCGACGACTAG